The window AACAATTTTTCGTGGAACTAGTCTGTAACATgttggaaagagaaaaaactaTTAAAGATATGATTGGGCTTGCTactaaaatgtttttgcaaCAGGAAGAAATCCTATTGTTCAAGAACGTCATGCATTGGAGACTCATGAAGTGGCAGAAAATAACACTTCCTAGGATAACACTGTACTCACAGAGCTGTGCGTTATTTTCAGAATGACTGCCGGAGGAGAGCCAGCCAGACGTTTCTAAAATCCACTTTCAAGACAATATGATCtgtttgaccaaaaaaaaaaaaaaaaggaatatctGCAGGCCAACACTATGCAGTGTCTAAAAAATTAATTCCAAAAATATAATTACGGATTATTCTAGTATGTAACATCACCTTTCTGGAACTGGCTAAACTGTAACCATCATACGGTGTCAGTGTTTCCAGTTTTCCAATAAGAATGTGACTGAAAAGTAAAAACTATGTAAACATCCCAAGTGATGGAAACGTCcacacttttgtcttttcttcttttttttttatgaaagcaGTAAAAACAACTGGCCAGTGCTGGAGCTCTTGTCTGGACTGCTTCTCCTCTATGAAAACATGTCTGTTTGCATGATGACTCGCAgtaacaaacattaaaaaaaactataacaaaaaaaaaaaaaaaaaaaactcagtcaaAATCCAATGTTCCATTGCACAGAAATGAAAGTCATTTGCAAACTACAGCATGggacgaaagaaaaaaaacaaaaaaacacttgataTGCATACACAATATTTATCATATATACAAACGTTGGGACATCCTTCACTGCTACTTAGAACTAACCTGTACAATATGTCTGCTCTAAGAACAGCTGCGCAAAATACCATTTTGATATAATCTGtaatacttttttcttttacaatgtACAAATTTTTTAACTGTCCACACAATAAAACGCAAAGCACAAGCCCCAAAAGGCCACAAAAGTGCATGTCATCAGGTCAGTTGGAAGCCACTGGAAGGAAGGACTGGTGTGAGTGTGGGACTTCACGCTCCCACCGGTGCCGTTTCGGCACGCTGCCAGATTAATGGTTAGTGGAGGGAAATCTGGAGCGCGTTTTGCCATTCGGGCAGGCGACAAAACGACTTCAGACGGACACAAGAACATCCAGCTTGTTAACGACacgtacagacacacaaacaatgaGGCAATAAAACTCCGTCCGAACACTTCCGCCTTCTCCCCAAAGCGTCACATTATATTCAAGTAGCGTCATTCTCAGAAGATGCTCTGTACCGTTTCGGGCGGTCGCGCACTTCGCGTGGCGTTGGAGGACGAACAAGGACAAACTGGTCTCTGGGTTGTTGAGTCCTGAACCGTGACTGGAGACTGAAGCCGGCCCCTTTTAATGAAGATCAACTGTCAAAAGTAAAAGGCCACCTTCAGTCAAACCCAGTCACCACCGagccacagaggaagagaacaCTGAAATAAGTCAGTTTTTATTCACTTCGTcttcaccaaaataaaaaaaaacaaaacaaaaaaaaagtctagtGTGTGGCGGAAACGCATGATGAGCTCATGTGTTACTCCGTGTGCGGACCGTGGCTGCACCGCTCAGAGGAGAATGCTAGAAGTCAAACTCTCTGTAGTGCAAAGCTCCAAGAGGCTCAGGTGACCTTTCTCTCATACGTGGATCCACCGTGACAATCTACCTTTAAAGAACATTCCTGAACCATCGCTCCCATCATACAGCAGTCAAACAGCACCGAAGCAAGTGCCGGCAAGTACAACCAAGCAGCGCCAAGTGACGGATCCTGAAGTATTATATTTGACCTACATTTCCTCATCTAACCTGTCAAGTTGTGTTTGCCTTCCAGCATTCTCCTTTCACAGCTGTCTATATGAGaattaagtttttttcttcttcccaaaAAGTGACTGATTCAAAAACTCCCTGTTTCCTAAATTCTTCACCAGTATTTcagtgcctttttttcttttcttttctcataaGCACATCCCCCTCTCTCTTCCAGCAGTCTGGGAAAGTGTGAGGGAATCCTTCCTTTCGTCGTCATCTGGTCCTCTTGAGTCTCTTCGGGGTTCCTTTGGTCTTCATTTTCGACATTCCTTCCACCGCTCCGTGCCAAAGGGCCTCCCTTCCTGTCGCTGGCGAACAGCCTCCCCCTCCGGACGCGAGGGAGACGTTCCGGGCCGCGCTAACGGCTGAGCAGGTAGACCACCACCTCGTAGGTGCACATCATGATGGCAGTGTTGGGGATCTGTCTGACGAGGTGGGTGGTGAGGCCGCGGTACAGCGCCCGGTAGCCCTCCTCTCTGGGTACCGTCAGCAGGGTTTGGAAGAACGAGCGGTACTTGCTGCCTTCCTCTCGTAGTCGCGTCCGTATAACCTCTGCGAACGAAAGGAAAAGGGAGAAATTCCCGGTTGACACATGATTTCCAAAATCTCAATGAGGGAAAACCAAGGGTGAAGAACTAAGAGATTCGAGGAGTTTGTATAAGCGTGTTTACGATCCGATCAGTTCtaattttttttacttgagCTCTCCTGCTGTGAGTACATCATCGAAATGAGTCTCCAGTGAACtaaacttcctgtttcagagttGTTTGTAAGACCAGCAGCTTTTAGCTGTTCCAGCAAATTATTCAAGCTTCCCCTCCTCACAAATAAAAATCGGCTATTTTCCTGGAACTCTAAGCGGACCGTGTCAGCAGGAAGAGGACTGATGTAATCAGCCGTTTGTGTACATGAGCTCTACCTTGTTTCgcagaaagaggagcagagtgagTGAAGAGTTACCATGAGGATAGGCAATGGAGGTGGCGCAGGTTTTGGAGGTGGCCGCTGCGAGCATCATCCCCACAAAGTCCGAGGCGTCCTTGACGGTCTCGTCCTCTTCGTCCATGCTGGCGTGAGCCTTGGACTCCTGGAGTTTCCGTTTGATGCTCTCGTAGATGACAAAATGGATTACAGTCTCGGAGATGCCGGCGTACGAGGCCGACATGCCCCTGTAGAAACCTCGCAGGCCGTCCATCTGGTACACCCGCCGCACGCACTCAAACGCGTTCATGCGCCGCTCGCCGCGGTTTCTGCGTTCACAAAGGGAAAGGCTGGTTAAACTCCCGATTGTTCCGTCGTCGTTTCGAGGCGTGTCCGGCAGCGTTTAGGAGGGTCTCACCTGGCGTCCAGCTGCAGGCGCGTCTTTATCAGCCAGATGGGGTTGGTGGCTGTGATGGCGGTGAACCCTGGGGAattcagaggaggtcagaggttcaGACAGATGCAGAGACACTCAGAAGAACACAAACAGCTAGGCTAAACATTCAGTCCAGAGCTACGGCAGTGAAAAAGCACTTCACAGGATCAAAAGGCTTTTGTTTTCACGCTACCACAGGCTGAAGCTACAGCTGATTCAACCCATTAAAGAAATTAATTCAGACACTATTAGCACCAGGTTGAAATACACTGTCAAACGAAATCACTCAGAACTGTTCTTCCAGGGAATTGTTAACATATTGATCCTCTTCATGTGAAATGCTACTCAAGTGCAAACCAATTTCCACATGAAGTAAACATCTCAGCTACCAACAGCACATGAAAGAGGCAGTCTCACGCTCTGAgtgctgtttatttttccatttttttaactCATAACCCGAAAAATATCTCATAGTAAACACTGAAAAGTGACGCCAAGCTGGAAACTGAAAATGCGAAATTAATCTGATTCAATGAGTCTCCCTGGATTTTACACAGACATGTTTCCTTGAAATATTCTTTTGTTGAGAGGCTAAGCAACAAGCTTTCGTAGTTTTCAAGTTTACATATTTGTGCTTTACTGGATCCTTTGACTGGCTGGATCCTACAGTCAAGCTGAAGGCATCATACTTGCGCAGCTTGTAGAAAAGACCACAGCAgcacagatgaagaaaaaaataaaaggcattTCTGATAGACTGAATAATTCACTGGGATGAAAAGCTTCTGATAGGCATGAATGTGTAGCCTTAACTCAAAATATTAGTAGAAAAGCAAACTCCATCATCTGCTGACTTTACAACGGGAGCTGACATGAAACATTTAGATCTTTCCACATGGACGAGCGCTAAATCAAAGCTGATTAATACATATTTCATTGCTGTTAATGTTAGGTACAGATGCTAGACCAAAGACGCTGCAACATAAACCTGTTGTGTGCATGTAGTGATTATTATTTGTGCACTTTGTATCATTAAGAAATGACacaaagtgtctttgagcacGACCACTTGcaagaaaacagctaaaaccgGAGGGAGTCTACACAGAGAGCTCAGTCGCTTCTAGTGTATGAGAGCTACGTTAAGGCAACCGTGTGAAGAAGAGAAGGAATTCACAGGTCTGTCCaagagcagaagaaaagaacgaaaagaggaagaagaaaaaaataaaagaaagaggGAAGTAGAATGAAGTAGCGTCTATGGCGTGTACTCACGAGGGAGGGGCaaagctcctccagctcctccctgctgcagctaGTAGCCTGCAGATATGGGGGGCTCAGATGGCGGGGATGTCCCACCCAATCACGCAGGGGTGAAGGCTTTACAGTAAAGCCCTAAAATAGACACAGGCTTTTCTGTaccacagtcacacacaagCAGCAGTCACATCCACCCCCAAAACCCCACCGACCACCCGCCCAACCCATCCCACCGTCTGATCAAGTCGATGGAGAAGAGATGAGCGGCGAAGAGCCGaaaccccgcccccctccccacccacCCCATCTTTCCCCAGGAAATAATCCCAACCTCCACAACCCACCCCCAAGGAATTAATGATCTGTAAAGTTTGACATTTCTTACTTTCAGTTTATTCCCACTTTATcaaatggaatttaaaaaaaaaaaaaaaaaaaaactgaacaggaGCCAACCCgatgaaaaaaatcctgaagcCTCATCTCACGAGAGAAAGACAAAACTGAGAAGGCATTCTTCAACATTGTGCCGTTATCCTTTTCTAATCCATAATTAGCAAAAAATGGCATCTAATTATGACTAAGATGAGTTCTATAAAGGGAAGCGGGTGGAAATGCTAACCTTGCCGATCGATTGGATACAACGAGTGAACGTGATGTTAGTACTGAAGTGAAGGATGGAGAAGTGAAGCGAGACGATGAGACGGAGCGGTGACTCTCAGCGAGGCTGACACATACCTGTCTCTGCACTCACCTACACTGTTTTATAGGCGTGACCAATTTAAGGCTCACGTTACACTGTTAAAGAACAGGTTTGCGGTCAGGAGACTCATTTCTCTCAGCGTGTGAAATGGCAAACACGCCGAGTGACTATGAAAAGGTGCTTCACAGTACAGTTACAGTGAAGACTGATGATCATGCAGAGTGGGATTCTTTACTCATGAGACAAGTTAATGTTTGAAATGTCAATACAAGACCACTGATGCTCATTTTGTGGTTATAGTGTGGAGATCCAAGTACTACAGAAGACAACTCGACAGGAAAGCTGGTAGTGATTATTCagtaattacagaaaaaaaaaaaaaggggcagATTTCCACTGAAAGAACAGTGAATCTACTGTGTCCGAAAGACCCAGTGGAAACCAATGAAGTCTTAGTTGGTAAACTTTCTAAGTTCATgtttgta of the Salarias fasciatus chromosome 18, fSalaFa1.1, whole genome shotgun sequence genome contains:
- the LOC115406162 gene encoding solute carrier family 25 member 36-A gives rise to the protein MSQRDTLVHLFAGGCGGTVGAILTCPLEVVKTRLQASTITLYISEVQLSTVNGASVARVAPPGPLHCLKLILEREGPRSLFRGLGPNLVGVAPSRAIYFAAYSTAKEKLNGVLEPDSTQVHMVSAGMAGFTAITATNPIWLIKTRLQLDARNRGERRMNAFECVRRVYQMDGLRGFYRGMSASYAGISETVIHFVIYESIKRKLQESKAHASMDEEDETVKDASDFVGMMLAAATSKTCATSIAYPHEVIRTRLREEGSKYRSFFQTLLTVPREEGYRALYRGLTTHLVRQIPNTAIMMCTYEVVVYLLSR